The Geothrix oryzae DNA window CCTCGAGGAGGAGCTTCACCTTGGTCTGATTCGTGCTGCCCTTGATCCGGTTCGAGGCCAGATTGCGCTGGATCCCCAGCAGGGTGGTGCTGGACTGCGGCGAATCCACATAGACCTGATCCAGCTGCTGGATGGTGGTGAAGGCGGGGCCCTGATAGGCGGCCGCCAGGGCTCCGGGAGTCACATTGGACTTGCCGATGCGGCCCGAGATCGGAGCCGTGATCCGCGTGTAGCCGAGGTTGATCCGGGCGGATTCCGCACTGGCCTTCAGGGCCTGGACTTCGGCCTCGGCCTGCTTGTGGGCGGCGGAAGCGTCCTCATAGTCCTGTTGCCCCACGGCGTTGACGGTGAGCAGCTCTTTGAACCGCTCGGCGCGCTTCCGGATGGCGGGTAGGTTGGCTTCCGCCCGGGCCAGGGCCGCCGCGGCCGTGTCGTAGGCGGCCTGGTAGGGCCTCGGGTCGATCTGGTAGAGGAGTTCGCCCTCCTTCACATCGCTGCCCTCCGTGAAGAGGCGCTTCTGGACAATCCCGTTCACCTGGGGATGCACCTCGGCCACGAGGTAGGCCGAGGTCCGCCCGGGCAGTTCGAAGGTGAGGGCCACGCGCTCGGGCTGCAGGGCCACCACCGACACCTCGGGAGTCGCCTTGACCTGCTCCTTCTTGCCGCAACCGATCAGCAATCCGCCGGCCACGAGGGCCCCGGCGATGGAGATCATTCCGCCTCGGTGGTGGGTCTGCATGGAAGTGCTCCTTGAATGGAATGTTCTGACGGGCGGTGACGGGGTTCGGTTGTCAAAGCGGGGTGCGTGCTGAGAAGTTTTTATGACAGGGAGGCTGGCCGCGTGCCACTCGTTTCAGGCGTTCTGGAGGCCGTGGTAGGCGAAGTTCGTCAGGCGGGTGGCCATGTCCTCGAGGGGCAGGGAAGGGTCCGTGGCGGTCCACACCAGGCGGTTGAACTCGGACCTCAGGGCGTGGCTGACGCAGCTGCCCTGGATGGTGATTCCCCAGAAATCGATCTCCGCCGGAGACAGGTCGGGCCGGATGCCCTGGATGCAGGCCCGGAGCTCCCGCACGGAGGGCTCCATGCGCTCCCGGATCAGGTCCTTCACCTCTTCCTTGGGGAACTGGACCTCGCTCAGGAACAACTTGATGGCCGCATCCTGCAAAGGATCAACGGACTGGAAATGAGCTTCCACCTCGATCAGGATCCGACGGATCAGGGCGTGAAGCCTCGACCTGCCCTCCAGGGGCTCCGCGGCGACCTGGCCGGATGCCGGGGATTGGACGGGGCCCGCGCCGAACAGGGTCAGCAGGTGCCTGAAGACCTCCCGGTACAGGCCCTCTTTACCCTTGAAATAATAAGAAATAAGAGACGAGTTCTTGCCTGCCATGGATGCGATGAGGCGGATGGAGGTGGCGTCGTAGCCGTACTTCGCAAAGCAGCGCAGGGCCGCCTGGATCAAGCAGTCGCGGGATTCGAAATGGGCTGTCGTGGGGAGGGGAGCCTCGTTCGTCATGGGGTCTCTCGGGCGTGATCGTACGACCGATCACAATAATCAATTGATCAACCAATTGATGCAAGATATTTTTTATAATCAATATTTAATTTAAAAATCAGTATAATTATAAACATAATCATAATATAATCTATTGACAAGGTCGTTCCACATAATTAACTTTGCATTAAGCATTGGTCAAACGACCGATGCAAATTCATCTTGAGGCGTCGAAACACTTGACCGCCTCCCTTCTTGCCCATCTGGGCACCAGGAGTCCCCATGAAATCCCCCCTTCGTCTGGTGTTCTGCCTCACCGGCCTGGCGCTGGTCAGCAGCCCCCTCTTCGCTCAGGACCTCAAGTTCGGCCTCCAGGGCACGATCGCCTATCCCACGAGCGATCTGGGCGACAAGGGGTTGCTGGACAAATCCCTCGGCTATGGGCTCGGCGCTCACATGGTGATCGGTTTCTCCGGTGGCCATGCCATCGTCCCGCGGCTCGACTACACCTATTTCGAGAAGACCAGCCCCACCCGCAAGGTCCAGACGCTCCAGCTCGGAGCCGACTACAACTACTACTTCTCGAAGCAAGTCAACAAGGGTTGCTATGTGGGCGCGGGCGCCGGCTTCGGCATGGCCAAGTTCGAAATGGACCTGCCCGGGATGAGTGATGACGACACCCCAAACAGCGTCTACGGCTCGGTTTCCGCGGGCTACATGTTCACGCCGAACATGGGCGCCGAACTCCGGTACACCTATGCGAAGTACGAGCCCGAGCTCTTCGGGACCAAGCCGGACATCACGGCCCCGACGCTCAACGCCACCTTCATCTATCGGTTCTGAACCGGGAGTGCGCCGCCCTCCGTTCACGCTTCGTTCATGCCAGGGGGCCGGGATCACCCGGCTCCCTGACTTTGGGCACGGGCATCCAGGGACCTTCCGCCGCGCTTGGGCCTCGATCCGGTCCAGACTCGTCAGGTCCGCTGTCCTTGCCATCCTGCTGGCCGGCCTGGGTGCACCTGCCGGCCGGTCCCAGGACGCCTCCATCGGCCTGGGGCGCCTGCATGGCATCGGCCATGAAACCCTGACCTATTCCTGGCAGCTCCAGTACCTCCGGCCCATCCATGAGGGCTGGGCGGGAAGCATCGGCTGGTTGAATGAAGGGCACATCCCCGACCATCATCGCGACGGCCCCTACATCCAGGCCTGGCGGCTGCATCGGATGAAGGGGAATGACCTTCGCCTGGGGCTTGGCGTGGGCGCGTACCGGTTCTTCGATACGACGGAAGGGGGAGCCGGTCCGGCCTTCCAGAATCACCACGGAATCAAACCCCTGCTCAGCCTTTCGGCCCAGTACCCCCTTCCGGGTGGAGCTGTGGAGGCCTTCATCCGGGTCAATCGGACCTTTGGCTCCGGCCTACCTCAGACCCAGGCGTTCCTGGTCGGGATCAGCCTTCCCTTCACGCCCCGGGATCCAGGGATGAGGCGGGACGCACCGGCCCCAAGGAACCCCCGGGGGGTTCCCTCCGACCCGGATCACGAACTGACCATCTTCCTCGGCCGGACCATCCTCAACAGTTTCGAAAGCGAGGCGACCGAGCTGTTGGGTGCCACGGCCATCGAATACCGGCGCAGGCTGGAAGGTCATTTCGATGTGTCGATCGGTTATTTCGATGAGGGCGGGCTCGATTCGGTGAGGCGCGACGGGATTGCCCCCCAGATCTGGTTCTCGCAGCGGTCCGCGGATGGTAGATGGATGATCGGCTTCGGAGCGGGTCCCTATTTCAGCCGCGACTTTCCGGCAGAGGATCGCCGAAACGCCGGGTCCTCGGTCACCATCCGCACCAGCACCCGGTATTCGATGGTGATCGGCCGTCACATCCGGGGCCACTGGGCCGGGCGCCTGCAGTGGAATCGGACCCTGACGCGGTACCACCGCGACACCGATGTGCTGATGGTGGGCCTGGCCTACCAATGGTGAAGCGGATGGAAGCCCTTCTCCTCAACGGAGGCCGCGCTTCGGCCGGCCGCCGGCGGGAGGGGGCCAGAGGCCTAGTCTTCCGGGCTGGCCGCCTCCAGGCCGTGCAGACAGAAGTCCACGAGCAGTTCCGCCTCCTGGAAGTGGCTGCCGAAGGGGGGGTATTGCCCCCAGAGCACTTGGTGGAGACCCCGCATCGTTCCATGACCGGCCACCTGACTCGTGATCGAAGCGCCGAGGAAGGCCACTTGCGCCGCATTCAACTCGGGCCTGAGAACCTGGATGCAGGTCCGGATCAGCTCGGCCGCGGGGCTGAGGTACTGCCGGATGATCGGGTGGAGGCACGGACGGGGAGAGCGGAATTCCCGCACCCAGAGACGGGCCCGGTGCTCCTGGAAGGGCTTGGCCGCCGCCGCATCCGGAGCCGCCTGCTGGTACATGAAGTGGATCTGCTCCCGCAACAGCCGGACGGCCCCCTGCGCATTCCGCGGGTTCAGGTTGGCCACGAGCGAGGGATCGACCGCCCCGGGCACCGAGGTCTGGAGGATGTACTTGAACACTTCCAGATAGAGCCCCTCCTTGTTCCCGAAGTAGTGGGAAAGCAGCGAAAGGGGGCGTCCGGCCCGCTCTGCGATCATCCGCATGCTCGTGCCGTCGAACCCGTGGTCGGCAAAGCAGACCAGGGCCGCCTGGAGCAGGGAGGTGCGCGTGTCGAGGGGGGTGGGTTCCATGGTGGGTTCCAGGATATCAACACTTGGATTCAAGCCGGCGGGAATGGCCGGGTAGCATGGGCCGAAGCGCACCCCGCGCCTCCATGCTCCTTCCTTGAGGGCACGGCATGATCCGAAGCTGCGTCGCAACCCTCGGACTTCTTCTGGCCCTCCCCCTCCTGGCCGGACCGGAGGAGCCTTGGCCCGACCCAGGGCCCCCCTCCAGCCGCGACCTCTTCCCCCTGAACCTGGTCCCGCTGACCTATCGCCCGCTCGGGGCGGACACCGTCGGGAAGGGGCGCTGGCGCGTCTCGTTCCAGGTGACGCGCTCCAACACCTTCGAGTTCTCGGATCTGATCAAGGACCGCCTCGGTCGCGACACCTCGGGGCGCATCACCGTGGGGCCGGTGGGGACGGCCCAGTTCGCGGCCTCCCTGCCGGACGAACCCTTGTTGTTCTTCTTCGATGCGGAAGTCCAGCGCACGGACCTCGGCTTCCGCTACGGCCTGACGGCGAATACCGATGTGGCGGTGAACCTGGGCTGGCAGAGCATCGACGGCGGCTTCATGGATGGGCTCATCGAGGGCTTCCACCAATTTGGATTCGAGCAGACGGGCCGGACCGCCATCGCCCGGGACCAGCTCACCGCCGTCATCATCCAGAAGGGCCGAGTGGTCCACTTCACCCAGACCGCGGTTCGGGCCCGCCCCGTGGATCCCGCGGTGGCGGTCATCCACCGCTTCTACGCCGATCCGAAGCTCTCCATCAGCTTTCTCGGCGCCCTCCAGATTCCCGCCACCACCTTTGCCGGGGAATTCCGTTCCGACTGGGATTCCAGCGCTGGCTTGAGCTTCCAGTGGCGGCCCACGCCTCGTCAGGCCATCAACGGCGGCGGAGCCTATCTGCGTCGCGGCATGACCGGAGGCGTCGGCCCGAATCCCTTCCTCATCAAGGACCAGATCGCCGGGCACCTGGGCTGGGAGTGGCGCGGCTGGCCCCGGGTGCGGCCCTTCCTCGTCCTCGTCTACCATGACGCGCTCACTTCCCAGGGACCGGGAGCCACCTTGGACAAACCCTCCGTGATCCACGACCTCGGCGTGCATGTCCGCCTGGGCCCGCGCTCCGCCCTGACCTTCAGCTACCTCAACAACATCACCCACAACGAGAACACCGCCGACATGGGATTGGCCTTGCGGATCACGGTCACTCCCTGAGCGGGGGACCACCTTCCCGGGGGGCGTCCGGATTCCAGCAGGCTTCGAGGGCGTCCAGCAGCCGCGCGACGACATCCCGGTTGCGGCGGGTCCGCGCCGCCCGGCCGGCAAGTTCCGGAAAAGCGGGCTCGGGATCCTGCAGGTCGGGGCCCATGGCCGGGCCCAGCACCGCTTGCCAGCGGTCCAACCAGGCTTCCGGAAGGCGCTGGGGAACGGGAAGCTCCATGACCGTGAGGTAGAGGATGGCCCAGACGCGGGCCACGACCTGCGCCTCGTAGCCGCCCCCGAGGGTGAAGAGCGCCCGGCCCCGGGCGTGGGCTTCCGCCAGATCGAGAACCCTGCGGTAGAGCCTCTGGAAGCTCTGGGTGGTGAGGGCGAGATCCCCCAGAGGATCGGCGAAGTGCGCGTCGGCCCCGGCCTGGATCACCAGGACATCCGGCGAGAACCAGGCGAGCGCCCGGGGGACCACGGCCTCGAAGGCTTCCAGGTAGTCTCCGGATTCCGTGAAGGGCTCCAGGGGGATGTTCACGCTCAGGCCCTTCGCTGGACCGAGGCCCAGCTCCTGGATGTGGCCGGATCCGGGATAGAGGTAGTGCCCGGATTCATGCAGGCTCAGGGTCAGCACCCGCTCGCTGTCGTAGAAGAGACTCTGAACCCCATCCCCGTGGTGAAGGTCGAGATCCAGATAGGCCACGCGCCAGCCGTGATCCGCCATGGCCTGGATGGCCACGGCCAGGTCGTTGTACAGGCAGAAGCCTGCCGCCCGGTCCTTCTGGGCATGGTGCAGGCCGCCTCCCAGTTGGAGTACGCGGCGCTCGGCGCCACTCATCAGCAACCGCGCACCGTGCAGGGTGCCCCCCACCAGCCAGCGGGCCGCGCGGTCCATGCCCGGGAAGACGGGATTGTCGGGTGTGCCCAATCCGAAGCGCTCCGCTTCCGGCCTGGGCTCGCCCCGGTCCAGGGCCTCGACCATGGCCACATAGGCCTCATCGTGGATGGACAGGATCTCGTCCCGGGTGGCGGCCGGCGCCTGGATGGGCTCCACCGCCGGCCCCAGGCTCTGGATCAGGTCCAGGAGCATCCCCAGCCGCGCAGGCGTGAAGGGGTGCTCGGGCCCGAAGTCGTACCCGGCATACTCCGGGCGGTGGATCAGTGCGGCCATGGCTTCGGCGGCGGCCACAGGATCTGGAACCCGACCACCCGCAGGGCCTCGGCCAGGGGGCGGGCCTGGCTGGAATCAAGCCTCAGCACCGTGCGCACGATGCCGTCGGGGGCGGGGCAGGTGAGGATGGAGTGGATGTTGACATGGCGCTCCGCCAGGAAGGCCGTGAGGCGGGCCAGCTCGCCGGGCCGGTCCGCGAGGGCCACCTCGAGCCGCGAGGAAGGCCGGGTGACCCCGGTGAGCTTCATCAGCGCATCCAGCAGGTCCATGCCCGTGAGGATCCCCACCAGCTCCGTCCCATCCACCACCGGCAGGCAGCCGATCTTCCGCTCGCGCATGATGCGGGCCGCGTCCTCCACGGGATCCAGGGGATCGGCGGTCAGGGCGGGGCTGCTCATGGCGAGGGACACGGGGTCCCCGGCGGTCCTCGGCGTCGGGCAGAGGGTGCTCATGGCGAAGCGCAGGTCCCGGTCGGTGAGCACTCCCACCAATCGGCCCTGGTCCACCACCGGCAGGTGGCGGAAGCCCCGGGCCTGGAAGATCGCATGGGCCTCCCCGAGGGGCGCGCCGGCCGGGATCACCGTCACCGGACTCCGCATCATGTCGCTTACGAACAAGGCTGCCTCCTGTTTCAAGGCGTGCGGAAACCGACCTGCGAGAACGCCATGGTCAGGCCGGGCTGCAGGGGAAGGGCGCCGGGGGGTGCGGCCTCGCCCAGGGGGACCGCGACCTGGGCTTCCAGCGTGGAGATCCAGGGCAGCTCCTCCACCAGCTGGGTGAGGCGGCCCAGGGTCTCGGCCAGCCCGCAGGCCGGAGGCAGGTGGAGCCTGGCGATCACATCGGCGATGTCGAGATCCGTGAGGGGGGTGATGCGGAGGATGGAACCCACGCTGTGGCGCCGGAACCGCCAGATGGGGCCGAAATCCGGATCCGCCGAGAGGCTCAGGACCACCTGGGCGCTCCGGGTGGCGGGATCGATGGGAAGGGATTCTGCGACGGCGATGCCGAAGCATTTCAGGAGATCCCTGGATTGCGCCTCCGTGAAGGCGGAAGGTGTCTGCGGCGGGGCCTCCTCGAGGTGGCGCTCCACGGTCTGCCGGGCCTCTCCGGCTTCCAGTCCGTCGTAGGCCAGGATCCGGCCGGGGGGCTGCAGGCGGACATGGGCGTACTCCACCACCTTGGAAAGCGCCAGCGCGGCCGATTCCGGGAACCGGTACGAGGGGAAGGTGCGGTGTACGCCGCCCTGTCCGTGCTGGGACGCGGCGCCCACGGGCACGGCGCCGCTGACGCCCATCAGCGAGAGCAGGGTCGGCTTGGCGATGCCGGTGCTGCGCTCGGCGCGCACGGCGGCCCGGCGGATGGCGCGGGCCACGGTGGCGGGATCGCAGGCTCCCACGCAGGCGAAGGTGGCGATGAGGGCGTCCACCTCCGGGTGCTCGAGCGCCTCCAGGCAGGCCCGCTCGTAGTGCTCCGCCGTGGCCAGGGCGTGCAGATCCACGACGCCCGGCCCCGAGATGCGCATGCCGCGGGATTCGCAGGCGTCCGCGCAGATGGTCGCCACCCCGCCGGAATTGCTGACCACGGCCACGCGGTTCCCCCGGGGCAGTGGTTGATGCGAGAGCAGCAGGGCGATGTCGAAGAGCTCTTCCAGGGTGTCGGCGCGGATCACGCCCGCCTGGTGGAACAGGGCTTCCACCTCGGCGTCGTTCCGGGGGCTGGCGGCGATGTGCGCCTGGGCCATGCGCCGCCCGGCGTGGCTGCGGGCGCTCTTGACGCACAGCACGGGTTTCCGGCGCGAGATCCGGCGGGCCAGCCGGGCGAAGCGGCGGGGGTTCCCGAAGGTCTCCAGGTAGAGCAGGGCCACATCCGTGTCCGGATCCTCCTCCCAGTACTGGAGCAGGTCGTTCCCCGAGACATCCGCGCGGTTTCCGGCCGACACGAAAGTGGAGAATCCCAGCCCCCGCTCGGCGGCGTACTGCAGGATCACCACCCCCAGGGCCGCGGAATGGCTGAAGAATCCCACCCGGCCGCGGGGCGGCATGGCCGTGGCCAGGCTGGCATTCAACTGGACCATCGCATTCGTGTTCAGCAGCCCGAGACAGTTGGGCCCCACCAGCCGGGCCCCGCGGCTGCGCACCAGCCGAACCAGGCGCTCCTGGCGCCGGGCCCCCTCCGGGCCCGTCTCGGCGAAGCCCGCGGCCAGGACGAGCAGGCCCCGGGCCCCCTTGTCGAGGGCCTCCTTGGCCAGCGGAATCACCTTGGTGGCGGGAACCGCCAGGACCACCAGGTCCGGCGAGTCCGGCAGGGACTCGAGGGAGGCATGGGCCTGCACGCCCTCGATGGCCTGGGCCTTCGGGTTCACCGGATAGACCGTGCCCTTGAAGCGGCTCTGGAGGATGTGGCGGAAGATGGCATTGCCGATGGAGGCAGGATCGCGCGAGGCGCCCACCACGGCCACCGTCCTTGGCCGGAGGAGGGGCACCAGGGAATTGGCCGCGGCCACCCGCTCGCGCATCTCCGCCCGCTCCCGCTGCGCCTGGGGGGCGCTGAGGGGGAATTCCACATGGATGATGCCGCCCTCCATGGCCCGGCGGGTCTCGAAACCCGAGTCGCGGAACACATTCGTCATCTTCTCGTTCCCGTAGAGCACATCGGCCTCGAAGCCCACATAGCCCGCGCCGGCGGCGAGCCCGGCCAGGCGTTCGAGCAGCAGTGTGCTGATGCCCCGGCCCTGGTGCGGCTCGGCGACCATGAAGCCGACTTCGGCGACGGCGCCCCCCTTGCCGATGTAGTTGCCCAGCCCGAGCACCCGCTGGTCGGCCTCGTCGCCCTCCACGGCCAGCAGGCAGGCCCGCCGGTGGGGGCTTTCGTCGCAGAGTTCCTCGATGTAGGTCCGGGATACGCCCGCGATGCCGCCCATGAACCGCATGGCCAGGGTCTCCCGGGAGAGTCCGCGGATGAAGGCCTCCACCCGTTCCACATCCTCGGGGAGGGCGGTTCTGAGGAGGATCCCCTGGCCATCCTTCAAGAGGACGAACTCCCGGTAACCTGCGCCGTCAGAGATGATGCTGAACACAGGAGCCTCGTGGATCCGCTAGGACGCGACCACCCTACCATGGGCCGGCCCCGGACTCCCGCGCCAGGGCCATCTTTCTTGTCCCGCGCGTCGTGTTTGGTCCTGGACGGTCGACCGGCGCCACTCTAAATTGGCCTATCACCCCAGCCACCAGGAGAGTCCCATGAATGGACGCGAAGCGTTCCTCCAGGCCCGGAATGTATTGTTCCAGCACCGGGATGACCGGGCTGCGGCCCTCCGCGCCTTCCGCTGGCCGGCCCTGGAGACCTTCAACTGGGCGCTGGACCACTTCGATGCCTACGCCCAGGGCAACCACCAGCCCGCCCTGTGGATCGTGGAGGAGAACGGCAGCGAGGTGAAGGTCAGCTTCGAGGAACTCTCCCGGCGCAGCAACCAGGTGGCCAATGCGCTGCGGGCCATGGGCGTCCGGCGCGGCGACGGCGTGCTCATCATGCTGGACAATGTCCTGCCGCTCTGGGAGATCATGCTGGCCTGCATCAAGCTGGGGGCCGTCCTCGTCCCGTCCACCCTCCTGCTCTCCCAGGCGGACCTGCAGGACCGCATCGAACGGGGCGGCATCAGGCATCTGGTGGTGGATGCCGCGCAGACGGCCAAGTTCGAGGGCATGGATCCAGGCCTGACCCGCATCAGCGTGGGGGGCGAGGTGCCCGGCTGGCATGGCGTCACGGCGTTGTACGAGGGGGCCGAGACCTACGCGCCCGATGAGCCCACCCGGGCCACGGATCCCATGCTGCTCTACTTCACCTCGGGGACGACGGCCAAGCCCAAGCTGGTGCTCCATACGCACCAGTCCTATCCCGTGGGCCACCTCACCACGATGTACTGGGTCGGGCTCAAGGAAGGCGACATCCACTACAACATCAGCTCCCCCGGCTGGGCGAAGCATGCCTGGAGCAGCTTCTTCGCGCCCTGGAACGCGGGGGCCTGCATCTTCGTCTACCGGTCCGCCCGGTTCAGCGCGGCGGCCACCCTCAAGGTCATCGTGGACAAGGGCGTCACGACCCTGTGCGCTCCCCCCACCGTGTGGCGCCTGTTCATCCAGGAGGATCTCGCCTCGTACAAGGTCCGCCTGAGGGCCCTGGTGGGCGCGGGCGAGCCCCTGAACCCCGAAGTCATCAGCCAGGTGGAGAAGGCCTGGGGCCTCACCATCCGCGATGGCTACGGCCAGACGGAGACTTCGGCCCTGGTGGGGAATTCGCCGGGCCTGCCCGTGAAGTCGGGATCCATGGGCCTTCCCCTGCCGGGCTATGCCGTGGTGCTGCTGGACCTGGACGGCAAGGAGGCCGAAGAGGGCGAGATCGCCCTGAAACTCGATCCCCGGCCCCTGGGGCTCATGGCCGGGTACAAGGATGACCCCTCCAAGATGCAGAAGGCCGAGGCGGAGGGGTTCTACCGCACCGGCGATGTGGCCACCCGGGATCCGGACGGCTACCTGTTCTTCGTGGGGCGGGCGGATGATGTCTTCAAGAGTTCCGACTACCGGATCAGCCCATTTGAACTCGAATCCTTCCTCATCGAGCACGAATTCGTGGCCGAGGCCGCCGTGGTGCCCAGCCCGGATCCGCTGAAGCTGGCCGTCCCCAAGGCCTACATCATCCTCCGGTCCGGCTGTGAACCCGACCGGGCCACGGCCCTGGCGCTGTTCCGGTTCATCCGCGAGCGGCTCTCGCCCTACAAGCGCATCCGGATCCTCGAGTTCGGCGATCTCCCGAAGACCATCTCCGGCAAGATCCGGCGCGTGGAACTTCGGAAGCGGGCGGCGGAACAGACCCATTCGCCCACGGAATTCCGCGAGGAGCAGTTCCCGGAACTGAAGTGACCCGGGCAGAGCCGATGTGACCTGGGGTAGGTGCGCCTGGCGAGGGCGGCTTGTCGCATGATGTCCCTACTCATCCATTGCCTTCGGGAGGCCCCATGAAATACCTCGACGATGATCGTGATGTCCGGTTCAACCTCTTTGAGTGGCTCGACCTCGACGCCCTGCTGAAGGCCGGCCCCTACGAAGAGGTGGACCGGGATCAGCTGGGCATGGTGCTGGACGAGGCCCTGAAGGTGGCGCGGGGCAGCGTCGCCGCCTGCAACGAAGTGGGGGACCGGGTCGGCGCCCAGTTCGAGAACGGGAAGGTGAAGCTGCCCGAGGGCTTTGCCGGGGCCTTCCAGGACCTGGCTTCGGGCGGCTGGATCAGCGCCACCATGAGTCCGGAATTCGGCGGCATGGGGCTTCCTGAATCCGTGGGAACCGGCATCAGCGAGTTCCTCATGGGGGCGAACACGGCCCTGGGCCTCAAGGCGCTGCTCACCCGCGGCGCCGCCCACCTGATCGAGGTCTTCGGGAGCGATGACCTCAAGGCCACCTACTGCGAGCGGATGTACACCGGGGAGTGGACCGGCACCATGTGCCTCACCGAGGCCGGGGCCGGCAGCGATCTGGGCGCGCTCACCACCAAGGCCGTGAAGCAGGGCGACGGCTCGTACCTCATCACCGGGGAGAAGATCTTCATCACCAGCGGCGATCACGAGCTGACGCCGAACATCATCCACGCCGTGCTGGCGCGGACGCCGGGCGCCCCGGCCGGGCCCAAGGGCCTCAGCCTGTTCGTGGTGCCGAAGGTCCGCGTGAACCCGGATGGTTCCCTGGGCGCGGCCAACGATGTCGCCTGCGCCGGGATCGAGCACAAGCTGGGCATCCACGGTTCGCCCACCTGCAGCCTGGTGTTCGGCACCAATGGTGGCTGCCAGGGCTTCCTCCTGGGCCAGGAGGAACAGGGGCTCGCCCACATGTTCCAGATGATGAACGCCGCGCGGTACGAGGTCGGCGTCCAGGGCCTGGGCAATGCCTCCGCCGCGCATCAGGCCGCCCTGGCCTATGCGAAGGAGCGCCTCCAGGGCCGCGGTCCCAGCGCGGGCAAGGGGGCGGGCCAGTCCCTCATCATCGAGCACCCGGATGTGCGGCGGATGCTCCTCATGCAGGCCGCCTATGTGCAGGCCATGCGGGCCATGGTGTCCTACACGGGCTGGTGCATGGACATGGCGCACATCACGGTGGGGGAGGACCACGACCGCTGGCAGGGGCTCGTCGAGCTGTTCACGCCGGTCTGCAAGGCCTGGTGCTCGGACTGGGGCTTCCGCGTCACCGAATGGGCGCTGCAGACCTTCGGGGGGTACGGCTACACCATGGACTACCCGGCGGAGCAGTACCTCCGGGACTGCAAGATCGCGTCAATTTATGAAGGCACGAACGGAATCCAGGCCCTGGATCTCGTCGGCCGCAAGTTCCGGATGCAGGAGGGGCGTCCCGTGAAGCACCTGCTGGGCCTCGCGGGTGCCACGGCCCAGACCCTGGCGTCGGACCCGGTCCTCGGCGCTTCCGCCCGGCAGCTGGCGGACGCGGTGAAGGCCCTGGGCGGCGTGCTCCAGGGTGTTCCCGCCCGCGAGAACGCCCAGCTGCTGACGGTCCTGAATGCCGTTCCCATCCTGGACATGCTCGGCCATGTGGTGGCGGGCCACCTCCTGCTTCAGCAGGCCGCCCTGGCGAAGCAGAAGGGCCTTGAGCTCCTTCAGGC harbors:
- a CDS encoding AMP-binding protein; translated protein: MNGREAFLQARNVLFQHRDDRAAALRAFRWPALETFNWALDHFDAYAQGNHQPALWIVEENGSEVKVSFEELSRRSNQVANALRAMGVRRGDGVLIMLDNVLPLWEIMLACIKLGAVLVPSTLLLSQADLQDRIERGGIRHLVVDAAQTAKFEGMDPGLTRISVGGEVPGWHGVTALYEGAETYAPDEPTRATDPMLLYFTSGTTAKPKLVLHTHQSYPVGHLTTMYWVGLKEGDIHYNISSPGWAKHAWSSFFAPWNAGACIFVYRSARFSAAATLKVIVDKGVTTLCAPPTVWRLFIQEDLASYKVRLRALVGAGEPLNPEVISQVEKAWGLTIRDGYGQTETSALVGNSPGLPVKSGSMGLPLPGYAVVLLDLDGKEAEEGEIALKLDPRPLGLMAGYKDDPSKMQKAEAEGFYRTGDVATRDPDGYLFFVGRADDVFKSSDYRISPFELESFLIEHEFVAEAAVVPSPDPLKLAVPKAYIILRSGCEPDRATALALFRFIRERLSPYKRIRILEFGDLPKTISGKIRRVELRKRAAEQTHSPTEFREEQFPELK
- a CDS encoding GNAT family N-acetyltransferase, whose protein sequence is MFSIISDGAGYREFVLLKDGQGILLRTALPEDVERVEAFIRGLSRETLAMRFMGGIAGVSRTYIEELCDESPHRRACLLAVEGDEADQRVLGLGNYIGKGGAVAEVGFMVAEPHQGRGISTLLLERLAGLAAGAGYVGFEADVLYGNEKMTNVFRDSGFETRRAMEGGIIHVEFPLSAPQAQRERAEMRERVAAANSLVPLLRPRTVAVVGASRDPASIGNAIFRHILQSRFKGTVYPVNPKAQAIEGVQAHASLESLPDSPDLVVLAVPATKVIPLAKEALDKGARGLLVLAAGFAETGPEGARRQERLVRLVRSRGARLVGPNCLGLLNTNAMVQLNASLATAMPPRGRVGFFSHSAALGVVILQYAAERGLGFSTFVSAGNRADVSGNDLLQYWEEDPDTDVALLYLETFGNPRRFARLARRISRRKPVLCVKSARSHAGRRMAQAHIAASPRNDAEVEALFHQAGVIRADTLEELFDIALLLSHQPLPRGNRVAVVSNSGGVATICADACESRGMRISGPGVVDLHALATAEHYERACLEALEHPEVDALIATFACVGACDPATVARAIRRAAVRAERSTGIAKPTLLSLMGVSGAVPVGAASQHGQGGVHRTFPSYRFPESAALALSKVVEYAHVRLQPPGRILAYDGLEAGEARQTVERHLEEAPPQTPSAFTEAQSRDLLKCFGIAVAESLPIDPATRSAQVVLSLSADPDFGPIWRFRRHSVGSILRITPLTDLDIADVIARLHLPPACGLAETLGRLTQLVEELPWISTLEAQVAVPLGEAAPPGALPLQPGLTMAFSQVGFRTP
- a CDS encoding acyl-CoA dehydrogenase, giving the protein MKYLDDDRDVRFNLFEWLDLDALLKAGPYEEVDRDQLGMVLDEALKVARGSVAACNEVGDRVGAQFENGKVKLPEGFAGAFQDLASGGWISATMSPEFGGMGLPESVGTGISEFLMGANTALGLKALLTRGAAHLIEVFGSDDLKATYCERMYTGEWTGTMCLTEAGAGSDLGALTTKAVKQGDGSYLITGEKIFITSGDHELTPNIIHAVLARTPGAPAGPKGLSLFVVPKVRVNPDGSLGAANDVACAGIEHKLGIHGSPTCSLVFGTNGGCQGFLLGQEEQGLAHMFQMMNAARYEVGVQGLGNASAAHQAALAYAKERLQGRGPSAGKGAGQSLIIEHPDVRRMLLMQAAYVQAMRAMVSYTGWCMDMAHITVGEDHDRWQGLVELFTPVCKAWCSDWGFRVTEWALQTFGGYGYTMDYPAEQYLRDCKIASIYEGTNGIQALDLVGRKFRMQEGRPVKHLLGLAGATAQTLASDPVLGASARQLADAVKALGGVLQGVPARENAQLLTVLNAVPILDMLGHVVAGHLLLQQAALAKQKGLELLQARGVDPADRPAVQALLAGSRDAAFYQNKVQAAIHFAHRGLPLVAAHAVALQAGETAPMEAVF